The proteins below come from a single Rosa rugosa chromosome 2, drRosRugo1.1, whole genome shotgun sequence genomic window:
- the LOC133733232 gene encoding uncharacterized protein LOC133733232 — MRKWDIQKLIQNWTSFNSLKKLEKIFENLKEDREESESEEEENRSDEAKTVPEREEKGTDDQNCENKEDNLQVEVAEQETTSEKNKWEKELQKKEEEIRYITVEKDNLKTKLNEKEQELRKITEEMMNLEERNATLVTDNFCLASSVKELEIKLKELEQMLSQKTHTSTAAQQHSSPPPTSAEEKNESNGAASKAAENAENKDQSTVEEAQSHGICTVEECAAAAAAQSPPHCTVQEETQSTTPSQKDSLFQSPTVCMLTVEEMEKQADMFQIVKSPVAARGLPLCTLSPEKEEKTPEENKTGELTMRLTEQHSGETVSSMGLYSYVVRLKNRRRIQKKDNIYWWGDVKAKRKKKAKEIEQRLKEAEKKEKEEKEKEMKASLPDAERKRLEQMVAQQKLDDVPEDVREAIRQMDAAENAQINKEQEEKQLPPEVVDWEESKVYKFMDQDTKRRVQKYWQNAPSGVYFWDGRQYGAQVSRQDLKDMIMDEPIASNCIECYGILLTDQLLEKESQGLDVPTFMNPLCWNSAENLTVYYVHLYLCEPLFQNLARSNYILFPISHESGFHHTLLIFDKELKNWYHCDSKRPKKSSTGKSFKNVQKMVDMVELWMTAVKEQADDMLEQGCRMKFDEKNSSEEELKMMEVPLTETERESIKWIKNNYKTKMAVTELKDSPQQGEDSLDCGLFVMYTMETISKKGRVPKKLTKDDILKFRAHVVKSFAESRHSWNSTHEES, encoded by the exons atgagaaaatgggacatccagaagctgatacagaattggacaagttttaacagcttgaaaaaactagag aaaatctttgaaaacctgaaggaggatagagaggaatcagaatccgaggaagaggagaatagatcagatgaagcaaagacagttccggaaagagaggaaaaaggaactgatgatcagaattgtgaaaacaaagaagataacctacaagttgaggtggctgaacaggaaacaacttcagaaaaaaacaagtgggagaaagagcttcagaaaaaggaggaggagataagaTATATCACTGTGGAGAAAGATAATTTGAAGACAAAACTGAACGAAAAGGAACAGGAACTGAGGAAAATCACGGAGGAAATGATGAATCTGGAGGAACGAAATGCTACACTTGTGACCGACAATTTCTGCCTTGCATCATcggtgaaggagttagagataaaattgaaggaattggagcaaatgttgagccaaaagactcacacctcaacagcagctcagcagcacagctccccaccacctacctctgcagaagaaaaaaatgaatcaaatggaGCTGCATCTAAGGCTGCTGAAAACGCAGAAAATAAAGATCAATCGACTGTTGAGGAAGCTCAGTCCCATGGCATCTGCACAGTCGAAGAatgtgcagcagcagcagcagctcaatctccacctcactgcacagtgcaagaagaaactcaatcgACAACTCCATCGCAAAAGGACTCACTGTTCCAGAGCCCCACAGTCTGCATGCTCACAgtcgaagaaatggaaaaacaagCTGACATGTTTCAGATAGTAAAAAGTCCTGTAGCTGCGCGTGGCCTTCCACTTTGTACGTTGAGCCCagagaaagaggagaagacACCAGAGGAGAACAAAACAGGAGAGTTAACAATGCGCCTTACAGAGCAACATTCTGGTGAAACTGTATCATCAATGGGTCTCTACTCTTACGTTGTGAGATTAAAGAATAGGAGAAGAATACAGAAAAAGGACAACATTTACTGGTGGGGGGATGTGAAAGCAAAAcgaaagaagaaagcaaaggagattgaacagagattgaaagaggctgaaaagaaagaaaaagaagaaaaagaaaaggagatgaAGGCCTCACTGCCAGATGCTGAACGTAAAAGGCTAGAACAGATGGTAGCACAACAGAAGTTGGACGATGTACCAGAGGATGTTCGGGAAGCAATAAGACAGATGGACGCTGCAGAAAATGCACAAATCAATAAAGAGCAAGAAGAGAAGCAGCTACCTCCTGAGGTCGTAGACTGGGAGGAGAGCAAAGTATACAAATTTATGGACCAGGACACCAAGAGGAGAGTCCAGAAATACTggcaaaatgcaccatcagg AGTATACTTCTGGGATGGAAGACAGTATGGAGCACAAGTTTCAAGACAGGATTTAAAAGACATGATCATGGACGAACCGATAGCAAGCAATTGCATCGAATGTTATGGAATTCTCTTGACTGATCAGCTGTTGGAGAAAGAATCACAAGGATTGGATGTCCCAACTTTTATGAATCCCTTGTGCTGG aattctgcagaaaatttgacGGTGTATTATGTACATCTGTACCTATGCGAACCACTGTTCCAGAATCTGGCAAGATCCAACTATATATTGTTCCCAATCTCACATGAATCAGGATTTCATCATACACTGCTCATTTTTGACAAGGAATTAAAGAACTGGTACCACTGTGATTCAAAAAGACCGAAAAAATCATCAACtggaaaatcctttaaaaatgtACAAAAAATG GTTGACATGGTAGAACTTTGGATGACAGCAGTAAAAGAACAAGCCGATGACATGCTGGAACAGGGATGCagaatgaaatttgatgaaaagaacagttcagaagaagaactgaaaatgATGGAAGTTCCATTGACTGAAACCGAGAGAGAAAGCATAAAGTGGATCAAGAATAACTATAAAACAAAAATGGCAGTGACAGAACTCAAAGACAGCCCTCAGCAAGGAGAAGATTC ATTGGATTGCGGACTTTTTGTAATGTACACAATGGAGACAATTTCGAAAAAAGGGAGAGTTCCAAAGAAGCTCACAAAGGATGATATTTTGAAGTTTAGAGCTCATGTTGTAAAGTCATTTGCAGAAAGTAGGCACAGCTGGAACTCAACACATGAAGAATCGTAG
- the LOC133733679 gene encoding uncharacterized protein LOC133733679: MDQLKRKQSKESGEEQSEGQSPEETIAEKLKVIKWKKLKERKKRKQKTEDEEESSEDEEGTTGDEEESDEEQVRRNKTKKDKKKKTGKQKRRKPEGTEDEEQSNEEQVRSKKKNEIKKEKRRKREENEDEEEVRAKKKKKMDKRKTKKESTKKKEETDEEEDTKDDEEEKVPGKRKRYVKEGYVQYRCTMLAFLKTIAENKNNLTEGTLELLQKTPFATLIDAFHGGSIKEKDAKKSDDLITLLLQAYNSDTDLFVFGNRKFRMSTSDISMILGVPASGLSVPKTKEGAYKSEFVTKYFDKKQRINKAAAEEALKKALAETPETGDEKTKRDRNVAVLVLLNLFIKLLFPNSGGTISWDYIRVCEEVESLGKYSWAKEVGDFLKKSIKRKAKESQNMAGCVILVMVNSRNLLKICLCIILLSYAVVSTKTRSVSCHC; the protein is encoded by the coding sequence atggaccaactaaaaagaaaacaaagtaaggAATCTGGAGAAGAACAATCTGAAGGACAAAGTCCAGAAGAAACAATTGCAGAAAAGTTGAAAGTGATAAAATGGAAGAAactgaaagagagaaaaaagcgaaagcagaaaactgaagatgaagaagaatcaagtgaagatgaggaaggaacaactggagatgaagaagaatctgatgaagaacaagtccgGCGTAACAAGACGAAGaaggataaaaagaagaaaactggaaagcagaaaagaagaaaaccggaaggaactgaagatgaagaacaatctaatgaagaacaagtccgcagtaagaagaagaatgagattaaaaaggagaaaagaagaaaaagggaagaaaatgaagatgaagaagaagttcgtgcaaagaagaagaagaaaatggataaaaggaagaccaaaaaagagagtacaaagaagaaggaagaaactgacgaggaagaagatacaaaggatgatgaagaggaaaaagtcccagggaaaaggaaaagatatgTAAAAGAGGGTTATGTGCAGTATCGCTGCACAATGCttgcttttctgaaaacaattgcagaaaacaaaaataacctgACTGAAGGTACtttagagctgctgcagaaaacACCCTTTGCAACGCTGATAGATGCATTCCATGGAGgttcaattaaagaaaaggatGCAAAGAAATCAGATGATTTAATCACACTTCTGCTACAAGCATACAACAGTGACACAGACCTTTTTGTGTTTGGGAACAGGAAATTCAGAATGTCAACAagtgatatatctatgattTTAGGAGTGCCGGCATCCGGGTTATCAGTACCAAAGACCAAAGAAGGGGCATACAAATCTGAGTTCGTGACTAAATACTTTGACAAAAAGCAGAGGATCAACAAGGCGGCTGCAGAGGAAGCTTTGAAGAAGGCATTGGCAGAAACTCCAGAAACAGGGGATGAAAAAACGAAACGGGACAGAAATGTTGCCGTATTAGTACTCTTGAACCTTTTCATCAAACTCCTGTTCCCAAACTCTGGAGGAACAATATCTTGGGACTATATAAGAGTATGTGAAGAGGTGGAAAGTCTGGGAAAATATAGCTGGGCAAAGGAAGTTGGCGACTTccttaaaaaatcaattaaacgaAAGGCAAAAGAATCCCAAAACATGGCAGGTTGCGTGATATTGGTGATGGTAAATTCCCGTAACTTGTTAAAAATTTGTTTATGCATCATTTTGCTGTCGTATGCTGTTGTAAGTACAAAAACTAGATCAGTGTCATGTCACTGTTAA
- the LOC133730761 gene encoding uncharacterized protein LOC133730761, which translates to MVLVLPQDRSSAANLWKRNRKTRNKKVAVKDPDRKKRGFQHHGKVEEDAEEEDSESNTDTESKEKENDGQEDIVENRTSGNIKDEKMETEIGKNNEEKKELQRKLEGKEEELTSLINRVKHLEGIVMALTEKFESPIARPGDDNDSTPPPPPPSFPPPKPKAPQDKPTDSKHSKNTKSQGGSQGT; encoded by the exons ATGG tATTGGTTTTGCCACAAGACAGGAGTAGTGCCGCCAATCTCTGGAAGAGAAACCGAAAAACACGGAATAAGAAAGTGGCAGTTAAAGACCCTGATAGAAAAAAAAGGGGATTTCAACACCATGGGAAAGTTGAAG aagatgcagaggaagaagattctGAGTCTAATACAGACacagaaagtaaagaaaaagagaatgatGGGCAAgaagatattgttgaaaatagaaCCAGTGGAAACATTAAGGATGAGAAGATGGAGACAGAGATAGGGAAGAACAATGAAGAGAAGAAGGAATTACAGAGAAAGCTGGAGGGAAAGGAAGAAGAGCTAA ccTCACTAATTAACAGAGTGAAGCACTTGGAGGGCATAGTGATGGCACTAACTGAGAAGTTTGAGTCGCCAATAGCACGTCCAGGTGATGACAACGACTCAACTCCTCCTCCCCCACCACCTAGTTTCCCTCCGCCAAAACCAAAGGCCCCTCAGGACAAGCCAACTGACAGCAAGCactccaaaaacacaaaatctcaaGGTGGTAGTCAGGGAACTTAA
- the LOC133728632 gene encoding uncharacterized protein LOC133728632 — translation MFISDQSIANNWIDCYGEMLKDELQNESSQSLGRSAFMHSMCWYSTIHLTVRNLHQYLCEPLFQNMGKCSMLFFPITHNEEFHHTLLVFDKDIPQWLHFDSMKPRRAGTGECFKSIKKLVEMVELWMRAVKDQADDMLQQGCRMKFDKSQSTHTKLKMVESILSDDEIRTISWIKENYDGGRIPLNHARICPQQDQGSLDCGPFVMYYMDRMAKEEKLPNKVTKAQMMKFKAQIFKKFAEHKQSWNSAN, via the exons ATGTTCATAAGCGATCAATCAATAGCAAACAACTGGATTGATTGCTATGGGGAAATGTTGAAGGATGAACTGCAAAACGAAAGTTCACAAAGTTTGGGAAGATCTGCTTTTATGCATAGCATGTGTTGG tattcgacaatacatttaactgtgagaaacctccatcaatacttgtgtgagccgctgttccaaaacatgggaaaatgcagcatgcttttcttcccaattacccataatgaagaatttcaccacacgctcttggtctttgacaaggacataccgcaatggctgcattttgattcaatgaaaccaagaagagcaggaacaggggagtgctttaaaagtataaaaaaattg GTTGAAATGGTCGAGCTGTGGATGAGAGCAGTGAAAGATCAAGCAGATGATATGCTGCAGCAAGGCTGCCGAATGAAATTTGACAAGAGTCAAAGcactcacacaaaattaaagatGGTTGAAAGTATTTTGAGCGATGACGAAATAAGAACAATAAGCTGGATAAAGGAAAATTATGATGGTGGAAGGATCCCTTTGAACCATGCCAGAATCTGCCCCCAACAAGACCAAGGATC attagattgcggaccttttgtaatgtattacatggacagaatggcaaaagaggagaagctgccaaacaaagtcaccaaagctcagatgatgaagttcaaagctcaaatattcaaaaaatttgcagaacataagcagagctggaactcagcaaattaa
- the LOC133730762 gene encoding uncharacterized protein LOC133730762 has product MLRYIIPPDSTSCFLESEVDMRMIFRNLVRYNSDFVEVFVTDLPSISESVVSNTVCEDSSTMLEENDYLGCYRAEAPKSYMTKGWESYIHSEGQKFEGGVVEFRDKLRKYAIEIGFSYEFVRNDKVRVIAQCSKKHSQGCNWLVKAYLCRANGFFMIKRLVNVHTCHGVIRLQKSKMMGSKVVKSIVLDKIRANPNKKPIDIADEIKSDYGLDVAYRTVWYGTELAKTALHGDEAESYAQLLWFSESVMKSNPDSRIVVEFHRETHRFQRMFVSYGAWMKGFQSCRPILFIDATFITNKYKGQIIAASAKDANQGLYPVAYAIVDSENESNWSFFLEVLAEEFAKHPMRRVTFISDRHVGLVSAFPRVFPNNPHGFCFRHLMSNLSDKFPAGSYLKDRIPYLFMCCAYSRTPEMYEFNMEILRSEGGDIVAQFLEDLPKENWCMAYFNGERFGEMTNNLAESFNNWVLPLKSLPILDINDGIRVKSMASIAARKQDAHEWFSELCPVIEKKLKDNLEVGRHWRVSRSDTYVYEVHCQKYNSMVNLESRFCSCGEWQLYGFPCSHALVVIQQHGSSPYLYVNELYKVDKYRGTYSFPINPLPSISKQVHDFGRDAVILQPPLTRRPPGRPRKKSYLVGDLFYDL; this is encoded by the exons catgttttctagagagtgaagttgatatgagaatgatttttaggaatttggttcgttacaattctgattttgttgaagtgtttgtgactgatttgccttctattagtgaaagtgtggtgagtaacacagtgtgtgaggattctagtaccatgcttgaggagaatgattatttggggtgttatagggcagaggcaccgaagagttatatgacgaaaggttgggagagttatattcattctgaaggccaaaagtttgagggtggggttgttgagtttagggataagctgcgtaagtatgctatagaaattggcttttcatatgagtttgttagaaATGACAAGGTTCGTGTTATTGCTCAGTGTTCTAAGAAACATTCTCAAGGCTGCAATTGGCTGGTGAAGGCTTATTTATGTAGGGCTAATGGTTTCTTTATGATTAAAAGGTTGGTTAATGTTCACACTTGTCATGGTGTGATTCGTTTGCAGAAGAGTAAGATgatgggatccaaggttgtcaagtctattgtgctggataagattcgtgccaatccaaacaaaaagccaattgatatagctgatgagatcaagagtgattatggtttggatgttgcttatcgtacagtttggtatggtacggagttggcaaaaacagccctacatggtgatgaagctgagtcttatgctcagctactttggttcagtgagtctgttatgaagtcaaaccccgactctaggatagtggttgagtttcatcgagaaacacacaggtttcagcgtatgtttgtgagctatggtgcatggatgaagggttttcaatcttgtagacctattcttttcattgatgctacattcatcaccaacaagtacaaggggcagattattgctgcatcggcaaaggatgccaatcaag gcttgtatccagttgcttatgctattgtggattctgaaaatgagagtaattggagtttttttcttgaggttttggctgaagagtttgcaaaacaccctatgaggagggtgacattcatttctgatcgtcatgttgggcttgttagtgctttccctagagtgtttcctaataatccacatgggttttgttttagacacctgatgtctaacctttctgacaaatttccagctggatcttacctcaaggatcggattccttacttgtttatgtgttgtgcttattctcgcacaccggagatgtatgagttcaacatggaaatcttgaggagtgaaggcggggacatagttgctcaatttctggaggatcttcccaaggagaactggtgtatggcttactttaatggtgaaagatttggtgaaatgacaaataacttggctgagtctttcaataattgggtGTTGCCTTTGAAGAGTCTTCCTATTCTTGATATTAATGATGGCATTAGAGTGAAGTCCATGGCTTCAATTGCTGCTCGGAAGCAGGATGCTCATGAATGGTTTTCTGAGTTGTGCCCAGTGATTGAAAAGAAGCTGAAGGACAATTTGGAAGTCGGAAGGCATTGGAGAGTGAGCAGGTCTGATACCTATGTGTATGAAGTTCACTGCCAGAAGTACAATAGCATGGTAAATTTGGAAAGTCGGTTTTGTTCGTGTGGAGAATGGCAGCTGTATGGCTTCCCATGTTCCCATGCACTTGTAGTGATCCAACAACATGGTTCTTCCCCGTATTTGTATGTCAATGAGCTGTACAAGGTGGATAAATATCGAGGAACTTATTCTTTCCCAATTAATCCTCTTCCCTCTATTTCGAAGCAAGTGCATGATTTTGGTAGAGATGCTGTGATCTTGCAGCCGCCTTTGACTAGAAGACCACCGGGAAGGCctagaaagaagag ttaTCTTGTCGGTGACTTGTTCTATGACTTGTAG